Proteins encoded together in one Solanum lycopersicum chromosome 7, SLM_r2.1 window:
- the LOC101248316 gene encoding SEC14 cytosolic factor isoform X1 → MVCITEDMIKQLQTSMDEIAEPLQKTFQNVYQGYRTETLVRFLKARDGSVSKAHKMLVDCLNWRIDNEIDQILAKPIVPTDFYRGVRDTQLVGMSGYTREGLPVVAVGVGLSTYDKASIHYYIQSHIQMNEYRDRIILPSASKKFGRYIGTCVKVLDMTGLKLSALNQIKLLTAISTIDDLNYPEKTDTYYIVNAPYIFSACWKVVRPLLQERTKKKVQVLSGSGKDELLKIMDYASLPHFCKREGSGSSKHGRNGTNDNCFSFDHAFHQQLYDYTKQQALALEAVAPSKEGSVHVTLPEPDPDDAKIAETIESTFHRMGEKNGICQSFHEIKINGD, encoded by the exons ATGGTGTGTATAACTGAAGATATGATTAAGCAATTGCAGACTTCAATGGATGAAA tTGCTGAGCCACTTCAGAAAACTTTCCAG AATGTATATCAGGGGTATCGAACCGAGACACTGGTGAGGTTTCTCAAAGCTAGAGATGGCAGTGTGTCTAAAGCACACAAGATG CTTGTTGACTGTTTAAATTGGAGGATAGACAATGAGATCGATCAGATACTTGCA AAGCCAATTGTACCCACTGATTTTTATAGAGGAGTGAGGGACACTCAGCTTGTGGGGATGTCTGGATATACAAGAGAG GGTCTTCCCGTCGTTGCTGTTGGAGTAGGCCTCAGCACATACGACAAAGCATCG ATTCACTACTATATTCAATCACATATCCAAATGAATGAATACCGTGACCGTATAATATTG CCGTCTGCATCAAAGAAATTTGGGCGGTATATTGGGACCTGTGTTAAGGTTTTGGACATGACTGGTCTAAAGCTTTCTGCGCTAAACCAAATTAAG CTCTTAACTGCTATATCTACCATTGATGACCTAAATTATCCTGAGAAGACAGATACATATTACATTGTTAATGCTCCATACATATTCTCAGCCTGCTGGAAG GTTGTGAGACCTCTTTTACAAGAAAGAACTAAAAAGAAAGTCCAAGTGCTCTCCGGCTCGGGAAAAGATGAACTGTTGAAG ATAATGGATTATGCATCGCTACCACACTTTTGTAAAAGAGAAGGCTCGGGTTCATCTAAACATGGTAGAAATGGTACAAATGATAACTGTTTCTCCTTTGATCACGCTTTTCATCAGCAACTCTATGATTATACTAAGCAACAAGCTCTAGCATTAGAGGCTGTAGCACCAAGCAAAGAAGGATCTGTCCATGTGACCTTACCTGAGCCTGATCCAGATGATGCAAAGATTGCTGAAACAATTGAATCCACATTCCATAGAATGGGGGAGAAAAACGGAATTTGTCAATCATTTCATGAAATA
- the LOC101248316 gene encoding SEC14 cytosolic factor isoform X2, with product MQQFVFRGDGCSKNVYQGYRTETLVRFLKARDGSVSKAHKMLVDCLNWRIDNEIDQILAKPIVPTDFYRGVRDTQLVGMSGYTREGLPVVAVGVGLSTYDKASIHYYIQSHIQMNEYRDRIILPSASKKFGRYIGTCVKVLDMTGLKLSALNQIKLLTAISTIDDLNYPEKTDTYYIVNAPYIFSACWKVVRPLLQERTKKKVQVLSGSGKDELLKIMDYASLPHFCKREGSGSSKHGRNGTNDNCFSFDHAFHQQLYDYTKQQALALEAVAPSKEGSVHVTLPEPDPDDAKIAETIESTFHRMGEKNGICQSFHEIKINGD from the exons ATGCAACAATTTGTATTTCGTGGAGATGGATGTTCAAAG AATGTATATCAGGGGTATCGAACCGAGACACTGGTGAGGTTTCTCAAAGCTAGAGATGGCAGTGTGTCTAAAGCACACAAGATG CTTGTTGACTGTTTAAATTGGAGGATAGACAATGAGATCGATCAGATACTTGCA AAGCCAATTGTACCCACTGATTTTTATAGAGGAGTGAGGGACACTCAGCTTGTGGGGATGTCTGGATATACAAGAGAG GGTCTTCCCGTCGTTGCTGTTGGAGTAGGCCTCAGCACATACGACAAAGCATCG ATTCACTACTATATTCAATCACATATCCAAATGAATGAATACCGTGACCGTATAATATTG CCGTCTGCATCAAAGAAATTTGGGCGGTATATTGGGACCTGTGTTAAGGTTTTGGACATGACTGGTCTAAAGCTTTCTGCGCTAAACCAAATTAAG CTCTTAACTGCTATATCTACCATTGATGACCTAAATTATCCTGAGAAGACAGATACATATTACATTGTTAATGCTCCATACATATTCTCAGCCTGCTGGAAG GTTGTGAGACCTCTTTTACAAGAAAGAACTAAAAAGAAAGTCCAAGTGCTCTCCGGCTCGGGAAAAGATGAACTGTTGAAG ATAATGGATTATGCATCGCTACCACACTTTTGTAAAAGAGAAGGCTCGGGTTCATCTAAACATGGTAGAAATGGTACAAATGATAACTGTTTCTCCTTTGATCACGCTTTTCATCAGCAACTCTATGATTATACTAAGCAACAAGCTCTAGCATTAGAGGCTGTAGCACCAAGCAAAGAAGGATCTGTCCATGTGACCTTACCTGAGCCTGATCCAGATGATGCAAAGATTGCTGAAACAATTGAATCCACATTCCATAGAATGGGGGAGAAAAACGGAATTTGTCAATCATTTCATGAAATA
- the LOC101248025 gene encoding serine/threonine-protein kinase D6PK translates to MASTPSSKSLAEKLNKTTGNQTTERSSRRSTPSQVPKNNKLETTISKEREVVSKQLVVESTVTQKSQSSQPKGSSNSLADKFDSNLYLGNSKNSASGVGSMPTETKGSQGTADQERKNSTKDSSASAKVSDGASSIAKTSGSAKISDRADFLESGKSSICRGSTGTDVSEESTSSSLSSSVNKPHKANDSRWEAIQAIRTKDGALDLRHFRLLKKLGSGDIGSVYLSELCGTKCYFAMKVMDKASLASRKKLLRAQTEREILQSLDHPFLPTLYSHFETEKFSCLVMEFCPGGDLHTLRQRQPGKHFSEQAVKFYVAEVLLSLEYLHMLGIVYRDLKPENVLVREDGHIMLSDFDLSLRCAVSPTLVKSSSLEGEPLRKNSAYCVQPACIEPSCIQPSCAVTTTCFGPRLFSSKSKKEKKSKNEIGNQVSPLPELIAEPTGARSMSFVGTHEYLAPEIIKGEGHGSAVDWWTFGIFLYELLFGKTPFKGSGNRQTLFNVVGQPLRFPESPVVSFSARDLIRGLLVKEPQHRLAYKRGATEIKQHPFFEGVNWALIRCASPPEIPRPVEFERISVPPAASTSEKGVAGTVPYQKNSDNYLEFDFF, encoded by the exons ATGGCCTCGACACCTTCTTCCAAGAGTTTAGCCGAAAAGCTGAACAAGACAACTGGAAATCAGACAACAGAACGGAGTTCTCGCAGGTCTACACCTTCCCAAGttccaaaaaataacaaattagagACCACGATTTCTAAAGAACGAGAAGTTGTATCGAAACAGCTTGTGGTAGAATCAACTGTCACCCAAAAGTCGCAGAGCAGTCAACCTAAGGGATCTTCCAACTCACTTGCTGATAAATTCGATTCAAACTTATATTTGGGCAATTCTAAGAATTCAGCTAGTGGAGTAGGTTCTATGCCTACAGAGACAAAAGGCTCACAAGGGACAGCTGATCAGGAAAGAAAGAATTCTACTAAGGACAGCTCAGCATCAGCCAAAGTTAGTGATGGGGCTAGCAGTATTGCAAAAACAAGTGGAAGTGCCAAAATTAGTGATCGAGCAGATTTTCTTGAGAGTGGTAAGAGCAGCATCTGTAGGGGGAGCACAGGAACTGACGTAAGTGAGGAGAGTACTTCTAGCAGCTTGAGCAGCAGCGTTAACAAACCCCACAAAGCTAATGACTCAAGATGGGAAGCCATTCAAGCTATCCGGACTAAAGATGGGGCATTGGATTTGAGGCACTTCCGGTTGCTGAAGAAGTTGGGAAGTGGTGATATTGGAAGTGTGTATCTGTCTGAGTTGTGTGGAACAAAGTGTTATTTTGCCATGAAAGTTATGGATAAGGCGTCGTTAGCTAGTCGTAAGAAATTGCTTCGTGCACAGACAGAAAGAGAGATTTTGCAGTCCCTGGACCATCCATTTCTCCCAACATTATATAGCCATTTTGAAACAGAAAAGTTCTCATGTCTAGTGATGGAGTTCTGCCCAGGAGGAGACCTGCACACACTCAGACAAAGACAACCAGGGAAGCATTTTTCAGAACAAGCGGTGAA ATTCTACGTAGCAGAAGTGCTCCTTTCCCTGGAATACCTTCACATGCTTGGCATTGTCTATCGTGATCTCAAGCCAGAAAATGTGCTTGTCAGAGAAGATGGACATATAATGCTCTCTGATTTTGACCTCTCCCTTCGCTGTGCTGTCAGTCCAACACTAGTCAAGTCATCATCTCTTGAAGGTGAGCCACTGCGCAAGAATTCAGCTTATTGTGTGCAGCCAGCATGCATCGAGCCCTCTTGTATTCAGCCATCCTGTGCTGTTACTACTACATGTTTCGGGCCTCGCCTCTTTTCCAGCAAgtcaaagaaagaaaagaaatctaaaaatgaaataggtaACCAAGTTAGCCCATTACCAGAGCTTATTGCTGAGCCTACTGGAGCACGGTCAATGTCATTTGTCGGGACTCACGAGTACTTAGCACCCGAGATAATCAAAGGTGAAGGACACGGCAGTGCAGTAGACTGGTGGACCTTTGGTATCTTTCTATATGAGTTACTGTTTGGCAAAACACCCTTCAAGGGATCAGGAAATCGACAAACTCTTTTCAACGTTGTTGGTCAGCCCTTGCGGTTTCCAGAATCTCCAGTGGTCAGTTTCTCAGCTAGAGATCTTATCCGAGGCTTGCTCGTGAAGGAGCCTCAGCATAGACTGGCATACAAAAGAGGAGCCACAGAAATCAAGCAACATCCTTTCTTTGAAGGTGTAAATTGGGCTTTGATACGCTGCGCGAGCCCTCCTGAGATCCCAAGGCCTGTGGAATTCGAGAGAATTTCAGTTCCACCAGCAGCATCAACCAGTGAGAAAGGTGTAGCTGGAACTGTTCCTTACCAGAAGAATTCAGACAACTATCTTGAGTTTGATTTCTTCtaa